The genomic region GGACGTGCGCCTGCCCTTCGTTTGCGTCACTCATGGTGTTTTCCTTTCGATTCCGAGTTGGTGCGCCCGATATTGGCGAGCGCGCTGATGAGATCGCTTTTTGTAATGATGTCGTACGACCCGTCGGTCCGCTGGACCAGGACGGCTCCCATGTCCTGCTCCAGGTACGCGGAGAGGTGTTCGAGGTGGAGGCTGCTGGGGACGATCGGAAAGGGGTCGCTCATGGTGCCGGCCACCTGTTCGTTGCGTGCTTCGGGCGTGGCGATGAGGCGTTTGAGAATGCCCTTTTCGGTCAGGCTGCCCACGACCGACGCGCCGTCCATTACAGGGATCTGCGAGATGCCATGTTCGCTCATGACCGCGATGGCATCGCCCAGGGTGTCGCCGGCCTGTACATGGACGATGTGTTTCTGCCGCCGACGCAGCGCGATCACCTCGTCCGCGGTCACATAC from Rhodothermales bacterium harbors:
- a CDS encoding pyridoxal-phosphate dependent enzyme translates to GVDPYGSVYYKYFFTREFDKTEIYPYVTEGVGEDILAKNMDFDLVDDYVRATDKEAMQMTRRLAREEGMFVGQSCGLAVAGALQWCQTNRETLSPSDVMVIVLPDSGFRYLSKTYNDRWMRNNGFLDRPTYVTADEVIALRRRQKHIVHVQAGDTLGDAIAVMSEHGISQIPVMDGASVVGSLTEKGILKRLIATPEARNEQVAGTMSDPFPIVPSSLHLEHLSAYLEQDMGAVLVQRTDGSYDIITKSDLISALANIGRTNSESKGKHHE